A window of Zalophus californianus isolate mZalCal1 chromosome 17, mZalCal1.pri.v2, whole genome shotgun sequence genomic DNA:
AGGGCAGAAGCCAGCAGGGCTGCCTCTTTCCCTCAGAGGGGCGGGTCCGCCCTGTGAACTCAGAGCAGTGCCGCAGAGGGTCCCTGTCTCAGGACCACCAAGGTGCCTGGGGTCCAAGGAGCCTGAGCACCCCCCACGCCCACTCCAAGCCCCGTTTTTAATCTTTCTGTGAAAGCgagctgtccccacccccagcatgccCTCTGTCAGCAAATGCATGTGGTGCCTGCCCAGGCTGGGGCTCCAGGTGGCAGCGTCCTTGCTCACCGCGTGCAGACGTAGCAGATGTGAGGGTGGAGGGACCTGGCTGGGGTGCTGCTGCAGCTGGCTGACCCCTGGACCCGGAGAAACTGGGGGACCAGCCCTCCCCCGCAAATCCCACAAGTGAACTGAAGGCAGACCAGAGCAGTGTGGGTCAGCCTCCAGAAGCATGGGTGCTCgctctccccagcctcccagacTGGCAGTCTGAATCCTGCACACGCTCTGTCACTTTGCTCTGCGTCCAACGTTGAGAATAGCTTCCTTACCCAaagcctgccctgccccagcGGCCGGCCCCACCCTGCATGGGCAGCCAGAGGCCACGTGATGCCATGCAGGGCAGGAGAGACCTTCGCCAGGTTCTCACTGCCCTTGATGTTCTGATTCAGCAACAGCTTCTGAGGCCCCCTGTGGGGGGAGTGCCCCCAGGGTGATTCTGAGTCTCCCTACCAAGGCACAGGGACACCCCATGGGCAGTGGGAGGACAGGGCGAAACAAGGAAGGCTCCCTCCTCTGGACCGGGAGAAATACGGCCATATAGAGCAAGTGTGGACATTCACGTGCCCCGCCAAGGGGCTCCCCTGAAACAGGCCAGCTGTGACCCCAGCTGACGATCAGAGAGCTGTGTGTGGATGATCCTGAGCAGGCTGTAAGGACCCTCCTGAGTCAGCTGTTGTTGAAACGTGGCGATACAGCAGGGCCGGTGGCTGCCCGGCCGTGGCTCCTCACCCGGAGGCCAAGGAGGCgatggggcagggcaggagtCGGCCACTACTGAGCCCAGAAGGGCGCAGAGCAACttcatgttctctcttctctttgccaGAACTGGGCGCCCCCAGGCTGTGAAAAGTTAGGGAAGTGCCTGACGCCCCCGGAGTCCATCCCGGAGAAGTGCTCCTGGCCCCACTAGTACCTGTGGGCGGGAGGGCTCTTGCCTCAGGGCTCCCGCGCTGGAGGAGCCCcgctgccctctgccctgcccacaCCAGACACACCTCCTCTGCCGCCAGCAGCAGGACTTGCCAGGCTCCACGTGCCCAAGACCTAGTCCTGGCGTCTCTCAGCCCCCCTGGCCCGGCTGACCCTGCCACGGTGaccccagccccagagctgaatgctgccctctggcttcctccGGCGTCCTGCCTCCATCCCAGGCTCCAGAGGACGTGGCTGCGACCCGAGTCTCGCTGTCACGGTCGGCCGTGCCAGTCCTGTGCTGGCCCCTCGGTCCTATATGCAGAGGGTCCCCCTGCACCCCTCCATGGTGGGGTTGCGAACCTGGAGGGGATCGTGACAGCAGTCAAGGAAGGCCCCCCTGGCCCAGTGGGGACCTTGGTCTTCCGCCTTCCTCAGGGATCCCGACCCCAGTACCCTGTGGGGCAAGTCGGCGCCTCAGCAGCTGCCCTGCCGaccctcctgccctgggctcccgGTGCGGCCTACCGCGAGGGCCCCGGGCAAGCGGGGGTGGGCTTCCACCTTACCGCACCCTCCCCGTCCCTGCCCGAAGGCCTTTGTAGCCGCCTTCCGTAGAGGGGGGTTTTCACGTCTCTGCGGGGATTGTGATGCCAAAGCTGCACCGTTGTAAGACTTGGGAAGTTCTGAAGAAAAGTTTTAGAATAAAGgtacaggcattttttttttttaagagctataTTTTTGCGGACGTTGACGGGACGGGGAGCTGTGCGCTGTCCAGCCCCGCTCCGCTGAGGGGGCGGTGCTCTCGGGCGGCCCtggccctccttcctcccagaaCTCTCCCGGGGCCGGCCCCACCCCTCCAGGCCCCGGCGCCCCCGCCCCTCGGGCTCTCCCCGGGAGCCCGGCCGGGCCTGCGTAGACGCCGATTTCGCCCCCCGGGCGCGCGCAAACCGCCCTAGGCGGGGACGCGTTTGTTCAGGGTGCAGAAAAACAAGAGCGCCCTAACGACGTTGGCACCTAAGATTCGATGAAATACGGTAGTTCCTGcgggcggtggcggtggcggcggcccCACCCCCACAGTCCGGCCCCGCCTGCCGGCGCTGAGCGCAGGCGCAGAGctgccggccccgcccccagtcGCCGAACTTCGCTCCCCGGTTGCCGACACGCGCTGGCTTCCAGATGGCGGACCCCGAGCTGCGGCTGGTGGCGGGGCGCATCCGCAGCTTCCCGGACTTCCCCGTCCCGGGGGTGCTGTTCAGGTGCGCGCCGGCCGGACACGTGGTCCGCGCGGACGGACGGACGGAGCGGGGCGCGGGAGGGTGGCGGCGCGGGGCCGAGGCCCGACCCCTGGGGTCACCGGGCCTGCTCTTGCGTGCCAGGGACATCTCGCCCCTCTTGAAGGACCCCGACTCCTTCCGCGCCTCCATCAGCCTACTGGCGAACCACCTGAAGAAGACCCACGGCGGCAAGATCGACTACATCGTGGGCAAGCGGAGGGGCCGGGGGCGGGTGCCTGAACCCCAGGGGGACGCCCCGGGAGGCCGTGTGGTTGGCGGGGTCGCCGGCTCTGCGCCAGGTCCCGTGAGGGTGTGGCCTGTGCGCTACTCTCCCCCGAGCAGAGCGGACACAGGACGGACGCCCCGCGCTTGCTTGGGAGGGGCTCGGGGGCGACCCTCAGGGGACACGCCGAACGCTGCACGGGTGTCTGGGTGGGTTGTAAGGATGGACCCGCTGCGCCTCACGTCGCAGCCTGAGGGTGGGTACAGCCTTGGGTGGCGCGGCGGAGGGCAGCgtccgtccccccccccccccgcccgccaaGTTCCTGGCCCTCAGCTCCGGACACGTGGGGCCCCGCGGCTGAATTTACCCAGAGAGGGTCTGACCAGAGACTCTTCCTCCAGTGTGTACTGAGCCGCGCGGGCCGGGCCCTTTCCCCGCGCGCACCCCGGCAGGTCTTGTCCTTGTGCGAGCCCTTCCCCTGGCCCTCCAGCGGCTCCCCACGTCTGGGAGGGACCACAGCCTTCCACTTGGCTGAGTCCTCCAGGGGGGTCCTTCTGGAAGCCGCCCCCACGGCAcccctgggtggggtgggggcccgCACTGCCCCTTTCCGGGCAGGTGCTGCTTTTAAGGATGACAAGAGGTGTCCAGTCCAATCCACGGCCACTGCTAGCCCAGTTAGAGACAAGGAGAAGTCAGGTCACTTCCCTGAGGCCACGCAGCCACGTTCAGGCCCGTGCCAGACACACCTGGTCCTTGGCCCCGGCTCCCGAGCTCCCGTCAGCACCCAGCAGTCCCTGTGCCCAATGGGTGCAAGAGGATGGATGTCGTTGGTCTTGTAGCTGGAGCTGACAGGGCCAGGGGCTTTCTGTCAATGCAAAAGCTCCGTGTTCTCTTCCAGCACTGGCCCACGGGGATCTCGTGCTGCCGTGCCCCACAGCTGCCCCTTGACACCCCAGCTCTCGCCAACAGGCCTGGACTCCAGAGGATTTCTGTTcggcccctccctggcccaggAGCTTGGCTTGGGCTGCGTGCTCATCCGAAAACGAGGGAAGCTCCCTGGCCCCACTGTGTCTGCCTCATACACTCTGGAATACGGCAAGGTGGGTGGGCTGCGTGTACTGCTGCCTTTGACCCTTCGGTCCCCCAGGGATAGTTGTGGGGTCTAGTGGCCCTGCCGTGGGTGGTGCTCAGCCTGAGACGCCAGGCTAGTGCACGCAGCCGGGAAACCGCTGGGTGGGTTGAGAACGGGGCCCAGACTGTGGGGCGTCCTGTCAGCATCACCTCCCAGGCCGTCTTCAGACACATGCAGACCGTGGGCCTGCTTCCCATCCCTAGGCTGAGCTGGAAATCCAGAGAGACGCCCTGGAGCCGGGGCAGAAGGTGGTTGTCGTGGATGATCTGCTGGCCACTGGCGGTGAGGGTCTCCCCCCAGCAAAGAGGGCCTGGCAGGAGGGCTGCTAGGGCTGGAAGAAAGTGCCTCACTGCAGGAGTGAGAAGTGGACTGGGGCCCCGGCACTCTACAGTTTACCCGTGAGCAGCAGGACCCTGCACGGGCCATTGGGAGCCTTGTCACCATACCaacccccttcccccgcccccgcccaggaACCATGCGGGCAGCGTGTGAGCTGCTGGGCCAGCTGCAGGCCGAGGTGCTGGAGTGCGTGAGCCTCGTGGAGCTGACGTCGCTGAAGGGCAGGGAGAAGCTGACGCCCGtgcccttcttctctctcctgcagTTCGAGTGACTCTGGCCCCATCCTGGCAAGGAAGAGGTCCAGCCCGGTGGCTGGCTCTGGCCACCAGGGGGCGCCGGCCATCtgccaggactttttttttttttttttttccttttcaattttgtaacttttctgcAGTTTCTCCAGGGCCTAGGCCATCGTCGGGGTCCTTCCTGCAGGCTCTGGGGGTGCCAAGGCCTGGAGCCAGCAGTTCCGGCTggggcccagccccaggcccctgtAGGGGCACTCACAAACACCAAGAGAAGTGAATAAACTGCTTTGCTAGAATGGCTGCTCTCGGTCCAGGTGCCAGGGTGAGGTCTGGGCTTGGGGCCAGGACATGCtggaaccgcccccccccccccccatggcagGCTGCACAGGCCTGTCTGTGGCACCTTGTGGTTGTCCTCACAGAGGGCAGACAGGAGACCGGTGTGGCTCTGACAAGTCACGCCCCTGGGGCGGCTTCCAGACGCAGGAAGTGCCGTCCGTGTTGCTGGGGCTGCTTCCTTCAGGGGGCTCCAGGGAGACCGTCTCCTTggctttcccagcttctagagccTCGGGGCCTGCCCTCCATTCTCAGAGCCAGCGGCTTACCACCCTCCAGGCTTGCAGTCTGTCTCCCTCTTACAAGGGTCCAGCGGGGACACCAGCCCCACTGGACCATCCAGGATTCCCACATCGACGTCCAGGGGGGGCATTCTGCCAACTGCCTGACCTCCTGCCCCACTTCCCTACACCCCAAACACAGCAAAGACAAAGTCCCCAACAGAAACCAGTTTAATGACGATATGCTGCACGGGGGGAGGCTTACTGCCCAGACGGCCTGGTGGGGAGTTCAGAAGGGGGAAAAGTGCATGGTGTTCCTAAAGGGAGTAAAACAGACACAGCGGGCCAGGCCGGGGACCTGAAGCCCATGTCTGCGAGGCGCTCATAGCGCCGCCTCCGCACGGGCAAGGCAGGCCAGCCGTGTGATGACACCTGCCAGGTCAGCAGCCTTGTCCAGCTTGACGTAGGTGTCCGTGCGGATGTGGTGGAGGCTGAGCCAGTCGGGCAGCAGCTCGGAGAGGAGCCGCAcgtgcttctccatctcccctgcAGACGGAGGGGGTGTGTGAGGCTGGGGCCGATGCACATCTGATAGCTTAGCTGGATGCTAAGCCCCCACAGGGTGGGTGTCCAGGCCCTGTCAGCAGGCCTTCCTTAGGACCAGCCCTGCCCCTCTCGCCCATACCCGCCAAGCCTGTCTGTGTCCCCGAGAAGCAGAGTGAACAGAGGAAAGATGGGGGACAGCCTTGCCAAGGAGCTGACCCCTCCCACTGAGCCCCACGCCAGTCCCGGTCCCCAGGAGGGAGCTGCCGGTCCCGTGGGGCGTGGGGCCGTCCGAGGGGCTGCAGGGTGACTGGCTGGGTTGTGAGCACAGAGGCTCGAGAAGTGACTCTAAGGGCACTGTGCCCACCCAGCACACACCACAGACCCCACACGTGTGGGGAGCAGCCAGTCCACGGCACCCACCCTCACCCAGGAGCCGGGGACACAGGGAGGGCCCAGCACACACCACAGACCCCACACGTGTGGGGAGCAGCCAGTCCACGGCACCCACCCTCACCCAGGAGCTGGGGACACAGGGAGGGCCCAGCACACACCGGGGCTCATGGCTGCAGGGTAGCTGCCCAGCATTCTGCTGCAGGCCACCTCCATGGTGAGCGCTGGCTTCCGCGCGGACACGAAGACGCCGCGCAGCACGCGGGCCAGCTCAGGGAGCCGCTCCAGCCTCTGCAGCCGCTTCTCCTGCTCTGGCCGGCGTGTCATCTGGGCCAGctgcttctgtttctccttgCACCGGATCTGCagggggcccggggagggggggggcggtcagTGCAAGGCCAGCCCTGCGGCCACTCTGCGAGGACCCCCAACACTCACCCTCTCCAGCAGGTCCTGGGACACCCCCCTCAGGGCCGCAGGCGGGGTGGccggcagggcagggctgggggacccAGGGCTGCTGGGCTGGGCCGTACGCAGAGCCAGGTCACTCAGGGCCTTTTCCATCTGCGGCAGGTCAGACGGGAGAAATGAGGAGCAGCCTCCCCTGCCCAGGAGTCGCTGTCTGTCCAGCCCAAGCACCCTGTACGTCCAGGCATGAGGGGAGGGCACATCCCGCCACCTGTGAGGCACTTGGCCAAGGATGGAGCCTGTCAGGTGCCCACGTGGAGGTCGGGCTGCCCTGCCCCGTCATCCCGGACACAGTCTCACCCTGGGTGACATGAAGCTGCGGGCACGGGCCAGCACCTCCCGGGCAGTGGCCGGCTTCTCTGTGGTGGGCGGCTGGGGCAGCTCGGCCGGCTCAATGTCAGGCACCTCGTCCACATTGAAGCGCGGGTGCCAACGTGTGAGCTGGTCCTCGGGCACCACCATGGGAGGGTTCAGGGAGGCCAGGAAGGCCTGTGTGTAAAGGGGACAGGGCGTGCCGGGTGACCCTGGGCACATCCGTGTAGGGGTAGGCAAAGCTGCTGGGCTCCCGTCCCAGCTGAGCGACCCTGGGCAAGGTCCTGCACCTGAGCTCAGGTGCTCAGCTGGGCCAAGAGCCGGACACAGCAGCCACCAGCACCCAAGGAGCCCGTCATGAACCTCTCAGGGCCTGAGGCTGCCATGCTGAGCTCCTCCCCCTCAGCTGACCGGGACCAGGGCCCGCCCCCCAGCCCGCACCCACCCTGCAGGAGGCAGCCGTAGGAGGGGCTCAGAGAACTCTAGAGAGGGCCTGGTTCTTGCAGGTAGGACCGAGCCCTGGACCGGAGGAGGGGGCGGAGATCAGGGCGGGCTGGGGAGAGGCTTCCTCCAGGGGCCGAGCTGACCGTCCCGGGGCGCACACTCACCCTGTGGTGCTCACGGACGCGCTCCACCAGATTCTGCCTGAAGACCTGCCGGCGCTGCAGGAGGCACGAGGCTGTGAGCTGGGGCGCCGTGCTGCCGGCCTCTGTGGGCAGGTTTCAGgcctgagcccccagccccgAGACCCCGGGTCTCGTGGGAGGCCGGGGACCCAACGCCTAACACCCATGCTCAAAACCGTGGCACTGGCGGGGAACCAGAGGCGCAGGGCTGCATGAACTCAGCCACAGCACACTCACCCTCGTCCAGCAGCGGCTCGATGGTAAGCTGGTAATCAGACCTCTTAACACCGTCCTTGAAGGTGGGGACATTGCGCTCCTGGCGGAAGCGGTAGGAAGTAGGGTACACAGTTCTGATCTGGCCAACATTGCGCTCCTCAAAGCGCCTACGGGACAAGGTGCTGGGGTCAGAGAGCGCCCGGTAGGGCACACGGCAGACTCCACAGGCGGGGGGAGGGCCCCGCCGTGGCGGGCCACTCACTTGCGCATCATGTCCTGGACGCCCTGCTTGACTTTGGCAAAGGTCACGGTCTCGGAGCGGTTGTAGAGCATGCCCACGATGGTGTCCATGCTGCGGAACATCTCCGCCAGCACCTGGTACTTGTAGGGCAGCACGAGGCTCGGGGGCCCCGGCTGGGCCAGGGCGTGGAAGCGCTGGTAGGCAGGGGCCTTCTGTCCACTGCCAGGGAGGGATCCAGGCGTCAGGGAAGCGGCAGACCCACACCCCTCCAACACCAACAGCAGGCAGGCAACGTGGCCAGGGAGACCCCAGAGCCGGGGCTTGAGAACCACTCCCATGACACACCACGCCCCGTTCCCACAGCCGCCGCACAGCCCGTGTCCCCATCATGCGCACGGCCGGAAGTGCAGACAGAAAGGCATAGCTCCAAAACTAGCCACGTCCTGCCTGGTCACCTAGGGAAGTCCCTGGCCACCCCCAAGCCCGGTTCCCTCATCTCGAAGAGTCACCCGACGACCGCCGGAGCTGGGGAGGACAGACACCCCCAAGCCCAGTTCCCTCATCTCGAAGAGTCACCCGACGACCGCCGGAGCTGGGGAGGACAGACATGACTACACGGGACAAATACCCCATAACGGTGAGCTGTTGACAGCATCTGAAGCTCACAAGGGCCCCCCGCGGCAAGAAGTGGCACCGCTCACAGATGGAGGCCAGGGTGCGGAGCTGGCCAGTGGCCGGGCTGGGATCCGACAGCCACGTCACCTGCACGGGCTCCACGGAAGGGGCAGCCCTGGCCTCTACCAGCCTAGCCTTTCCTCCGGTGCCTGACCGCCCACCCAGGACTCACCGTGGCCCTGCTGGGGGCCCCTGGTCCTCGGGCACGCTGAGTTCCCCAGCATCCTTCCTCTGGGCACTTGCCCTTAGCTCCTGGGCCCGGGCCCCTAGCTCCCGTGCCCGCTGCAGGCACGACTTGAGCTCAGAAAAAGTGACTTTTGAGGCCTGTGGACACAAGATGCCTTCAGCTGGCCGTCCACACCCACATCACTCTACCTCCCCCACCCTGGGTCCAGCCTCACCTTCTCCTGAGCGGCCAGGCAGGGCTGTAGACctgctgagggaggggcctgctctGGGGAGCCGGGGGCAGCGGGGACAGTGGGGGCCGCCAGGTCAGCGGGGGCAGCACAGACAGTGGGGGCAGCGGGGGCAGTCGGGTCAGCCGGGTCAGCGGGGACAGCGGGGGCAGTCGGGTCAGCCGGGTCAGCGGGATCGGAGACCTGGTGGGCAGAACGCCGAAGGTGAACGAGTGACGAGACTGCGACTGCGGGGAAAGGGATTCCTGCCTCCCTCAGCAAGCTAGAATACGCGctgctgggggcccaggggaggTTTTTGCTGGAGTTGAGCCAGAGGGCCGGGCCCATAGCCTGCTTCCCGTTCTTCTCCGGCCTGACCCCTCGCCCAGGCTTGCAGGCAGGCCAGCCATCTACCAGCCCACTGAGCCCTGGCCCTCCTCACGCCAGCACCTCTGCGCCCTCGCTGCGGGGAGCTCTGTGCCCGGTTCTTGCGGCGGCCACAGCACACCTGCCCCCTGCCGTCTGCGGTGACCGGGCCCCAGGCCTTTCTCTTGCAGCCTGTTctcagggggagagagaacagacCGGGCCTGTTCTCTGCATGGTGCACCGTCTGCAGCCAGACCCCCGATCCGcgtcccccctgcccccgccccggtCTCAGTTTCCCCCCACACCGTGTCGGCCGGCAGCCGCAGCCTCCGGCGCGCGGGCAGCGCGGGGTGGTCGCGCGTGGGCTCGGCGGGCGGGCGGGCACGCTTGCGGCTGCCGCCCGGGGTGCGGGCCGGGGCGCCGGGCGCGGGCTTGGCGGGGCTTGGGGTGCGCCAGGCCGGCTTGACCCGCGGCGGCGCGGCGCGGAGCCCCGGGCGACGGCGCGCGAAGAAGTCGGTGAGTCGGGGCTGTGCCATGACGGGACCGGGCACACGGACAGGGACCTGGTACGGCACAAGACGGAAGCGGTGCCGCGCTCCGCGCTCCGCGCGGATTTTCCCGCCGcgcctggccccgccccctcggACGGAACCATCGGCGGGGGACGCGGGGGGGCGACCGGGAAATGGACGCGTCCCGGCGCATGCGCGCGGACGCTCTCGCGGCTGCGCAGGCGCCGCAGCGTGGTCCTCCTTCCGCCGACCTCGAGGAGACGGCTGAGCTCGGCTGGGGGCGGTCGCGGAGCCTGTGCGGTCCGGAGGAGGAGAGCGATGCCACGCTGCTTCCTGCTGAAGTTAACACCAGGCACCGTTGAGTGACGCTGGCCCTCGGCGGCGTCCCTGGGCAGGGTCGGCAGCCAGACCCTGGAGTCTCTCCGCGGGTGCGAATTCCGCGACAGGGAGGCTGTTGTGCAAGGAAGAGTGGCATTCGGGAGGATCGGGGAAGGGGGTGTTAGTTCCAGAGGGGCCGCTGCACGCAGGGGCGCGGGGGAGCGCCCTGTAGAGGGCCTCGCGGTGGGGAAAGGTGCCCGGAGGCGGCGGTCCCCGTGCGCGATGAGCGGAGCGGACAGCTACGCTCGTGCTTTGGGAACAGCAGCTGCCCAGGGAGCAGGGTGGAAGGTGGCAGCCGGCGTGTTTGAGCCTAGGTTCTGCGACCGGTTTGTGCTGGTGTGTGCGCTGTGGGCCGCCACGCTGGAGGCAAGCATTGACCTCCGTCGAAATGGACCTCCCCAAATGTAAGCTTGCTGTGCGTTATAGGGAGAAATGTGCAGGGTCCTGGAACTGCAGTGACAGCACAGCCTCTTCGTCAGGCCAACGGAGACAAGGGGACTTTGCAGATCTTTCAGCCTGTAGCTGCTCGTCAGGAAGGAGGCAGCCGTCTTCTCTCCCAGATACACTGTGGTTCCCGCGTGCACTCTGTTCCACATTTAGAAGGTAAAGGAACACCTGGTCTTGGAGAGTCCAGGCAGCTGGATCTAACCACAAGTGACTCCGGTATCTGGCTCCCAGCCCTTGCCCTCTGCAGCTAGGCTGATGAGCAGGAggcctccccagagcctccagaatgCTGAGACGTTTCTACCCGCATTTCATTTGTCTT
This region includes:
- the APRT gene encoding adenine phosphoribosyltransferase; translated protein: MADPELRLVAGRIRSFPDFPVPGVLFRDISPLLKDPDSFRASISLLANHLKKTHGGKIDYIVGLDSRGFLFGPSLAQELGLGCVLIRKRGKLPGPTVSASYTLEYGKAELEIQRDALEPGQKVVVVDDLLATGGTMRAACELLGQLQAEVLECVSLVELTSLKGREKLTPVPFFSLLQFE
- the CDT1 gene encoding DNA replication factor Cdt1 gives rise to the protein MAQPRLTDFFARRRPGLRAAPPRVKPAWRTPSPAKPAPGAPARTPGGSRKRARPPAEPTRDHPALPARRRLRLPADTVSDPADPADPTAPAVPADPADPTAPAAPTVCAAPADLAAPTVPAAPGSPEQAPPSAGLQPCLAAQEKASKVTFSELKSCLQRARELGARAQELRASAQRKDAGELSVPEDQGPPAGPRGQKAPAYQRFHALAQPGPPSLVLPYKYQVLAEMFRSMDTIVGMLYNRSETVTFAKVKQGVQDMMRKRFEERNVGQIRTVYPTSYRFRQERNVPTFKDGVKRSDYQLTIEPLLDEEAGSTAPQLTASCLLQRRQVFRQNLVERVREHHRAFLASLNPPMVVPEDQLTRWHPRFNVDEVPDIEPAELPQPPTTEKPATAREVLARARSFMSPRMEKALSDLALRTAQPSSPGSPSPALPATPPAALRGVSQDLLERIRCKEKQKQLAQMTRRPEQEKRLQRLERLPELARVLRGVFVSARKPALTMEVACSRMLGSYPAAMSPGEMEKHVRLLSELLPDWLSLHHIRTDTYVKLDKAADLAGVITRLACLARAEAAL